The sequence below is a genomic window from Tenacibaculum tangerinum.
ATAAAACCCGTGACTAACAACTTATAAAATTAATAGCTAGTGCAAGCCTACCTATTTTAGCCCCCAATAAGTTCGGAGTACTATTTTAAATTTCAAATTAATACATTTGAAATTATGAGATATAAGAAATGGACCTTAGAACAGAAGTTAGAAATATTAGCTAGTTCTGAAGAGATAGGTATAGTAGAAGCCTGTCGTAAATATAGTGTTAGTACTGGCACTTTCTATAGTTGGAAAAAGAAGTTTGAGTATAAAGGAGAAGCTGGATTGAAGGTTACCTACGATACCAAAAGTAAAGAGCTTAAAGCTGCAGAGGAAGAAAATCGTGTATTGCGAAAGTTACTTAGTGATAAAGAAATAGAACTAGAGGTACAGCGAGAACTCTTAAAAAAAAGTTTGGGACATCAGATCCAAGAAAGATTTAGTAGATGTAACCTATGAAAAGCACAAGTGTAGCAAGACAAAAATTATAAAAATGGTGGGTATTGTTGAGAGTAGTTATTATAGAGTTCCTAGCGGTGGCAAAAAAGGAAATAAGCCATCTAGAAAAACCTTTCACAATACAAAAGGTTTTGTGTCACAAGATGTCCTAGTAACTTCTATAAAGGAGATCTT
It includes:
- a CDS encoding transposase, with protein sequence MRYKKWTLEQKLEILASSEEIGIVEACRKYSVSTGTFYSWKKKFEYKGEAGLKVTYDTKSKELKAAEEENRVLRKLLSDKEIELEVQRELLKKSLGHQIQERFSRCNL